A portion of the Suricata suricatta isolate VVHF042 chromosome 11, meerkat_22Aug2017_6uvM2_HiC, whole genome shotgun sequence genome contains these proteins:
- the LOC115306738 gene encoding olfactory receptor 145 has protein sequence MPLMRMAAENSSVTEFILAGLTDQPGLRMLLFFLFLGFYVVTVVGNLGLITLIGLNSHLHTPMYFFLFNLSFIDFCYSTVITPKMLMSFVSKKNIITYAGCMTQLFFFLFFVVSESFILSAMAYDRYVAICNPLVYTATMSPQVCLLLLLGVYVMGFAGAMAHTTCMMRLTFCANNLVDHYMCDILPLLERSCTSTYVNELVVFVVVGIDIGVPTVTIFISYALILTSILHIHSTKGRSKAFSTCSSHIIAVSLFFGSGAFMYLKPSSLLPMNQGKVSSLFYTTVVPMLNPLIYSLRNKDVKVALKKSLSKKLFS, from the coding sequence ATGCCTTTAATGAGAATGGCAGCTGAGAACTCCTCTGTGACAGAGTTTATCCTCGCAGGCTTAACTGACCAGCCAGGACTCAGAAtgctcctcttcttcctttttctaggTTTCTACGTAGTCACGGTGGTGGGGAACCTGGGTCTGATAACCCTGATTGGGCTCAATTCTCACctgcacacccccatgtactttttcctcttcAACTTGTCCTTCATAGATTTTTGCTATTCCACTGTTATCACTCCCAAGATGCTGATGAGTTTTGTCTCAAAGAAGAACATCATCACCTACGCAGGGTGTATGACTcagctcttcttttttcttttctttgttgtctctgaGTCCTTCATCCTGTCAGCAATGGCTTATGACCGCTACGTTGCCATCTGTAACCCACTGGTGTACACAGCCACCATGTCTCCTCAGGTCTGCTTACTTCTCTTGTTGGGTGTCTATGTGATGGGGTTTGCTGGGGCCATGGCCCACACGACATGCATGATGAGACTGACCTTCTGTGCCAACAATCTGGTGGACCACTACATGTGTGACATCCTTCCCCTTCTTGAGCGCTCTTGCACCAGCACCTATGTAAATGAGCtggtagtttttgttgttgtgggcATTGATATTGGTGTGCCCACAGTTACCATCTTCATTTCTTATGCTCTCATCCTTACCAGCATTCTCCATATTCATTCCACTAAGGGCAGGTCCAAAGCCTTCAGTACGTGCAGCTCTCACATAAttgctgtttctcttttctttgggtCAGGGGCATTTATGTACCTCAAACCATCTTCTCTTTTACCTATGAATCAGGGGAAAGTGTCCTCCTTGTTCTATACCACCGTTGTGCCCATGCTCAACCCGCTAATCTACAGCTTAAGGAATAAGGACGTCAAAGTTGCTCTGAAGAAATCATTGAGCAAAAAGCTATTCTCTTGA